A genomic window from Exiguobacterium acetylicum DSM 20416 includes:
- the mecA gene encoding adaptor protein MecA has protein sequence MKIERVNDNTVKFFITYTDIERRGFARDEIWYNRERGEQLFWQMMDEANEKESISFEGPLWIQVQAFEKGLEVTVTIAKNAVDGEQVDEDELDSLLRSAMSETEDKDTELSQDVLFETRDFEHIIALSQYANAPVFAELETALYQKDGLYLLHVHFEDDVNVEAQENVMSLIAEYLQFSEQTIHPVAEYGKQIIASDVFPFIRKYFPN, from the coding sequence TTGAAAATCGAACGCGTCAATGACAATACGGTCAAGTTCTTCATCACGTACACCGACATCGAACGCCGTGGTTTTGCCCGAGATGAGATTTGGTATAACCGGGAACGGGGAGAACAGTTATTCTGGCAGATGATGGACGAAGCGAATGAAAAAGAGTCCATCTCCTTCGAAGGTCCACTGTGGATACAAGTGCAAGCATTTGAAAAAGGTCTTGAAGTCACTGTAACGATCGCGAAAAATGCAGTTGATGGTGAGCAAGTCGATGAAGACGAACTCGATTCACTTTTACGATCAGCGATGTCTGAGACAGAAGATAAAGATACAGAGTTAAGCCAAGATGTTTTATTTGAAACTCGCGATTTCGAACATATCATCGCGCTCAGTCAATATGCGAACGCTCCTGTATTCGCAGAACTTGAAACAGCGCTTTATCAAAAAGATGGACTTTATTTACTGCATGTTCATTTCGAAGATGATGTGAACGTAGAAGCGCAAGAAAACGTCATGAGTTTAATCGCAGAGTATCTCCAGTTCAGCGAACAAACGATACATCCTGTCGCTGAATATGGGAAACAGATCATTGCTTCAGATGTCTTTCCGTTCATTCGGAAATATTTTCCGAACTAA
- a CDS encoding ABC transporter ATP-binding protein, translated as MENRNKLLEVKNLKQHFNIGRGRVVKAVDGLSFDIYEGEVLGLVGESGCGKSTTGRSIIGLYEATDGEVIFKGENVHGKKSRKDKLKFNRAMQMIFQDPYASLNPRMTVGDIIAEGIDIHGLANSKEERNNRVYDLLETVGLTKEHASRYPHEFSGGQRQRIGIARALAVEPDFIIADEPISALDVSIQAQVVNLMKKLQRDRSLTYLFIAHDLSMVKYISDRIGVMYQGHLVELCDADRLYENPVHAYTKSLLSAIPLPDPEHERTRKRIIFDRPTSGPVGKSDEDSSIPPLREIEPGHFVSMTDAELEAYQAQLV; from the coding sequence ATGGAAAACCGTAATAAATTACTTGAAGTAAAAAACTTGAAGCAACATTTCAATATTGGACGTGGACGCGTCGTCAAAGCGGTTGATGGACTTTCATTTGATATCTACGAAGGCGAAGTACTTGGTCTCGTTGGAGAGTCAGGCTGTGGTAAGTCTACGACTGGTCGCTCGATTATTGGTTTATACGAAGCGACAGACGGCGAAGTCATCTTCAAAGGTGAAAACGTTCATGGTAAGAAGTCACGTAAAGACAAATTGAAATTCAACCGTGCAATGCAAATGATCTTCCAAGATCCGTATGCATCGTTAAATCCACGGATGACGGTTGGCGATATCATCGCTGAAGGAATCGATATTCACGGTTTAGCAAACTCAAAAGAAGAGCGCAATAACCGTGTGTATGATTTGCTTGAGACGGTTGGTTTGACGAAAGAACATGCGAGTCGTTACCCGCACGAGTTCTCAGGTGGTCAGCGTCAACGGATTGGTATCGCACGCGCACTTGCTGTAGAGCCGGACTTCATCATTGCGGATGAGCCGATTTCAGCACTCGACGTATCGATTCAAGCCCAAGTCGTCAACTTGATGAAAAAACTGCAACGTGATCGCAGTTTGACATACTTGTTCATCGCCCATGATTTATCGATGGTCAAGTATATCTCAGACCGGATCGGTGTTATGTATCAGGGTCACCTCGTTGAATTGTGTGATGCGGATCGTCTGTATGAGAATCCAGTTCATGCGTATACGAAGTCACTTTTGTCTGCGATTCCGCTTCCGGATCCAGAGCACGAGCGGACACGTAAACGGATCATCTTCGATCGTCCGACGAGTGGACCGGTCGGTAAATCGGATGAAGATTCGAGCATTCCACCACTTCGTGAAATCGAGCCAGGTCACTTCGTTTCGATGACGGATGCAGAACTTGAAGCGTATCAAGCGCAACTCGTATAA
- a CDS encoding SDR family NAD(P)-dependent oxidoreductase — translation MGTYIITGATSGIGEATSLQLIREGHTVLAIGRNEEKGSSLESNGEGRLYFFPVDLADSSAIDAFFEETQEDFPEIDGIFNNAGTFGKPVAPERVSDQQKEVFQVNYHAPERIIQLATKRFSKGASIVNNSAIVGHVKFPAMLLPYASSKSALLTLTKTYAARFHGKYRFNAICPGPVDTALSHALYGGKDKFDLAMKRHLRGKPAQPSEIAEVVCFLLSNKASYINGQALIVDGGYTLT, via the coding sequence GGGACATACCGTCCTTGCGATTGGTCGCAATGAAGAAAAGGGATCCTCGCTTGAATCAAACGGAGAAGGACGTTTATATTTCTTCCCTGTCGACTTAGCTGATTCCTCTGCAATCGATGCGTTCTTTGAAGAAACACAAGAAGATTTCCCAGAAATCGATGGTATTTTCAACAATGCAGGTACTTTCGGGAAACCCGTTGCACCTGAACGTGTCTCCGATCAACAAAAAGAAGTGTTCCAAGTGAACTATCACGCGCCCGAACGAATCATCCAGCTTGCGACGAAACGCTTCTCAAAGGGTGCTTCTATCGTCAATAATAGTGCCATCGTAGGTCACGTTAAGTTTCCAGCAATGCTACTGCCTTATGCATCGTCTAAAAGTGCTTTACTGACGCTAACAAAGACATACGCTGCCCGATTCCATGGTAAGTACCGATTTAATGCTATTTGCCCGGGACCAGTCGATACAGCGCTCAGTCATGCGTTATATGGCGGGAAAGATAAATTTGATCTCGCAATGAAACGTCACCTTCGAGGTAAACCTGCACAACCTTCTGAAATCGCTGAGGTCGTTTGTTTCTTACTATCAAACAAAGCGAGTTACATCAACGGTCAAGCGCTCATCGTAGATGGAGGCTACACCCTCACTTAA
- a CDS encoding ABC transporter ATP-binding protein, protein METILSVRDLNVAFHTYAGTVQAVRGVSFDLKKGETLAIVGESGSGKSVTSKAIMRLIPNPPGEITQGEILFEGRDLVKLSDKEMQKVRGRDIAMIFQDPMTSLNPTMTIYKQIAEGLKRHQGLTGDAAKKRTLELLTLVGIPNPEARLKQYPHQLSGGMRQRIVIAIALACNPKVLIADEPTTALDVTIQAQILELLKDIQQKTGTAIIFITHDLGVVANMADRVAVMYAGKLIEKGTVDEIFYEPRHPYTWGLLGSMPRPSDDRSQDLPAIPGTPPNLMHPPVGDAFAPRNKYAMKIDFEKEPPFFKISDTHEAATWLLHPQAPYVEPPAAIRDLALKYRPDSVFSKSLLKGGLK, encoded by the coding sequence ATGGAAACTATTTTATCTGTTCGCGACCTGAATGTCGCTTTCCATACGTATGCCGGGACGGTACAAGCCGTCCGCGGTGTATCGTTTGATTTGAAAAAAGGCGAGACACTCGCAATCGTTGGTGAGTCTGGTTCTGGTAAATCGGTTACTTCAAAAGCAATCATGCGTTTGATTCCAAACCCACCAGGTGAAATCACACAAGGTGAAATCTTATTTGAAGGTCGTGACCTCGTTAAGCTTTCGGATAAAGAAATGCAAAAAGTCCGCGGTCGTGATATCGCAATGATTTTCCAAGACCCGATGACATCACTTAACCCGACAATGACGATTTATAAACAAATCGCTGAAGGATTAAAACGTCACCAAGGCTTAACAGGCGACGCAGCGAAAAAGCGTACACTCGAACTTTTGACACTCGTAGGAATTCCGAATCCAGAAGCGCGTCTGAAACAATATCCGCACCAATTATCGGGTGGGATGCGTCAACGGATCGTCATCGCAATCGCACTTGCATGTAATCCGAAAGTGTTGATTGCCGATGAGCCGACGACTGCACTCGATGTTACGATTCAAGCTCAGATCCTTGAGTTATTGAAAGACATTCAGCAAAAAACGGGTACAGCAATCATCTTTATTACGCACGACTTAGGTGTCGTAGCGAACATGGCTGACCGTGTAGCCGTCATGTATGCTGGTAAATTGATTGAAAAAGGTACAGTAGATGAGATCTTCTATGAGCCGCGTCATCCATATACTTGGGGACTACTAGGTTCAATGCCACGTCCATCGGATGACCGTTCACAAGATCTTCCTGCGATTCCAGGAACTCCACCGAACTTGATGCATCCACCAGTCGGTGATGCGTTTGCACCGCGTAACAAATACGCGATGAAGATTGATTTCGAGAAAGAACCACCTTTCTTCAAAATCTCAGATACACATGAAGCGGCGACGTGGTTGCTACATCCACAAGCTCCATATGTCGAACCACCCGCTGCAATCCGTGACTTGGCGTTAAAATACCGTCCGGACAGCGTGTTCTCAAAATCGCTTCTGAAAGGCGGTCTGAAATAA
- a CDS encoding HD domain-containing protein — translation MALTLVTILDHPIAQKYLSRSGLNHAISVAERALTLATKRGLDADTATKAALLHDIGHYEWYTDGTWNYDLYRQNDIHAIKGAERAHKLLIRLGEEPARAKEIALAVLLHTDSYLPPGAINRTPLQQLVHDADTLEEQPGGLHHYEKIDFEEAMRRLDAIDAVVHRFAHLPRIASEN, via the coding sequence ATGGCATTAACACTCGTCACGATTCTCGATCATCCGATCGCTCAAAAATATTTATCTCGTTCTGGCTTGAATCATGCGATTTCAGTCGCGGAGCGCGCGCTAACACTTGCTACGAAACGCGGCTTAGATGCTGACACTGCTACGAAGGCAGCACTCTTACATGATATCGGTCATTACGAATGGTATACCGATGGCACTTGGAACTATGATTTATATCGCCAAAATGATATTCATGCCATTAAAGGAGCTGAACGTGCTCACAAACTTCTAATTCGCCTTGGTGAAGAACCAGCACGCGCAAAAGAAATTGCTCTCGCCGTTCTGTTGCATACGGATTCTTATCTTCCACCAGGTGCGATCAATCGAACACCTCTTCAACAACTTGTCCATGATGCGGATACGCTGGAAGAACAGCCGGGCGGACTCCATCATTACGAAAAAATTGACTTTGAAGAAGCCATGCGTCGTCTTGATGCAATCGATGCAGTCGTCCATCGATTTGCTCATCTACCGCGTATCGCATCAGAAAATTAA
- the spxA gene encoding transcriptional regulator SpxA produces the protein MVTLYTSPSCTSCRKARAWLEEHEIPFVERNIFSEPLSLDEIKQILRMTEDGTDEIISTRSKVFSKLDVSVENLSLQHLYDLIQEYPGLLRRPILIDEKRLQVGYNEDEIRRFLPRKVRTFQLLEAQRLVNE, from the coding sequence ATGGTAACACTCTATACTTCACCAAGTTGTACTTCTTGTCGGAAAGCACGCGCGTGGCTTGAAGAACATGAAATCCCGTTCGTTGAACGTAATATTTTTTCAGAACCATTATCGCTCGATGAAATCAAACAGATTCTTCGTATGACGGAAGATGGAACGGACGAGATTATCTCAACACGTTCAAAAGTCTTCTCGAAACTCGATGTTTCCGTTGAAAACTTATCGTTGCAGCACCTATACGATTTGATTCAAGAATATCCGGGATTATTGCGTCGTCCAATCTTGATTGATGAAAAACGCCTTCAAGTTGGATACAACGAGGATGAAATCCGTCGATTCTTACCGCGCAAGGTGCGTACGTTCCAACTTTTGGAAGCACAGCGTCTTGTAAACGAGTAA